In Oscillatoria salina IIICB1, the following are encoded in one genomic region:
- a CDS encoding sensor histidine kinase: MQLTSLWTSLRKQIQRLKTASVSEDYEKWRRNFLLQRLNLTYWIAAIASPTFLALDLFSAQVFNAGGDPNRLVSPEEIQLWVFEYAATELCLFLGILLLRIPWARLYPIWLFLGFSWSLTLLPQILATFRGEAELNNLAWMLVFLTQAALIPVCWRLHLISQIVSVGYYFSISLFVLGFDDPDLFEYVDLVHVSVILILFWLCLICDLGVYLYENLQQSEFESRKQLQVFLHAVSHDLRNPVLGTVMILNNLLKHQEEKIQLDRQLIQRILAGNHRQLDLINSLIDSHSAEVQGVLLHAQPLQLNLVVESAIVDLLPILEEEQTKLTNFISSHLPLVKADPLQLGRVYQNLIANAIKYNPPGLTITLDARQENHWIYCTVTDNGVGMNQAQSEKVFELYFRGSQRHRSIGLGLGLYMCRQIIIAHGGQIGIRTSPGKGTCFWFTLPVI; this comes from the coding sequence ATGCAGTTAACTTCACTGTGGACTTCGCTCAGAAAGCAAATTCAAAGACTTAAAACTGCTTCAGTTTCGGAAGATTACGAAAAGTGGCGGCGTAATTTTCTCCTCCAACGTCTCAATCTAACTTACTGGATTGCCGCGATCGCCTCACCGACTTTTTTAGCATTAGACTTGTTTTCAGCACAGGTATTTAATGCCGGAGGCGACCCCAACCGATTAGTTAGTCCAGAAGAAATTCAGTTATGGGTATTTGAATATGCAGCAACCGAGTTATGTTTATTTCTCGGTATCCTCCTCTTAAGAATACCTTGGGCGCGACTTTATCCGATCTGGTTATTTTTAGGTTTTTCTTGGTCGCTGACATTACTACCCCAAATCTTAGCTACTTTCCGAGGCGAAGCAGAATTAAATAACCTAGCTTGGATGCTCGTTTTTCTCACCCAAGCAGCGTTAATCCCTGTTTGCTGGCGACTTCACCTCATTTCCCAAATTGTTAGCGTTGGTTATTACTTTTCGATCTCGTTATTTGTACTAGGTTTTGACGACCCCGATCTTTTCGAGTATGTCGATTTAGTTCACGTCTCAGTTATTTTAATTCTTTTCTGGCTTTGCTTAATCTGCGACTTAGGAGTTTATCTCTACGAAAACTTACAGCAAAGTGAGTTTGAATCGCGCAAACAATTACAAGTCTTTCTCCATGCAGTTTCTCACGACTTACGCAACCCAGTCTTGGGAACAGTAATGATCCTCAATAACTTGCTCAAACACCAGGAAGAAAAAATCCAGCTCGATCGCCAGCTTATTCAGCGAATTTTAGCAGGAAATCATCGGCAACTAGACTTAATCAACTCCTTAATCGATTCTCACTCCGCCGAAGTCCAGGGAGTATTATTGCACGCTCAACCACTTCAGCTCAATCTAGTCGTAGAATCCGCGATCGTCGATTTATTACCCATCCTCGAAGAAGAACAAACAAAATTAACTAATTTTATTTCTTCTCACTTACCTTTAGTCAAAGCCGATCCTCTTCAACTCGGACGAGTCTATCAAAATCTCATCGCTAACGCCATCAAATATAACCCTCCCGGCTTAACTATTACCTTAGACGCTCGACAAGAAAATCACTGGATTTACTGTACAGTAACCGATAACGGCGTAGGTATGAACCAAGCACAAAGCGAAAAAGTTTTCGAGCTTTATTTTCGCGGTTCTCAACGTCATCGTTCAATCGGATTAGGATTAGGTTTATATATGTGTCGGCAAATAATTATCGCTCATGGCGGTCAAATTGGCATTCGCACCAGCCCAGGAAAAGGCACTTGTTTTTGGTTTACTTTACCAGTAATTTAA
- a CDS encoding response regulator produces MRILIVEDDPLMQLGLEQALADYPQLEIIEQAEDGYLGVQAALKQKPDLVVMDIGLPRLDGIAATKQIKEQLPEVRVVMLTSHTIQTEVIAALSSGADAYCIKGASIDRLLAAIAAAVDGATYLDPQIARLVVDNLKPAIPNANIGNLSERETEVLKLIVEGKSNSEIAAELYLSPNTIKTHVRGIMNKLAVDDRVQAAVVALRSGLV; encoded by the coding sequence TTGCGGATTTTAATTGTGGAAGACGATCCGCTCATGCAATTGGGTTTAGAGCAAGCACTAGCTGACTACCCCCAGTTGGAAATTATCGAGCAAGCAGAAGACGGTTATTTGGGGGTACAAGCGGCTTTAAAACAAAAACCTGACTTGGTAGTTATGGACATTGGTTTGCCACGTCTGGATGGCATTGCAGCGACAAAGCAGATTAAAGAACAACTCCCGGAAGTGCGGGTAGTAATGCTAACTTCTCATACGATCCAGACAGAAGTAATTGCCGCTCTTTCTAGTGGTGCCGATGCTTATTGTATCAAAGGAGCAAGTATCGATCGCTTATTAGCAGCGATCGCGGCGGCTGTGGATGGCGCTACTTATCTCGATCCCCAAATTGCTCGTTTAGTGGTTGATAACCTCAAACCGGCGATACCTAACGCTAATATTGGTAATCTCTCGGAGCGCGAAACCGAAGTTCTCAAGTTGATTGTCGAAGGTAAAAGCAACTCGGAAATTGCCGCCGAGTTATATTTGAGTCCGAATACAATCAAAACTCACGTTCGTGGCATTATGAATAAATTAGCTGTCGATGACCGAGTACAAGCCGCAGTAGTAGCATTGCGATCGGGCTTAGTTTAA